In Rutidosis leptorrhynchoides isolate AG116_Rl617_1_P2 chromosome 2, CSIRO_AGI_Rlap_v1, whole genome shotgun sequence, one genomic interval encodes:
- the LOC139887860 gene encoding pelargonidin 3-O-(6-caffeoylglucoside) 5-O-(6-O-malonylglucoside) 4'''-malonyltransferase-like, which produces MTMKVEKQSLKFIKPHIPTPETNRTYKLGFTDELALFMNVAIIVFFSPNLNHENKNSILQLQESLSKTLTRFYPLAGRYVDKTLTIDCNDEGVEFIHATVNVKLDEQVVGSKADPNLVNQFVSFKTPMMYQLTHPLLLSIQVTNFECGGVAIGVNASHKVVDASTLCTFLNEWAAINREENNIEFTGSGFSSTLIFPGRGLSLVKSPSMSDDDKAYGEITKRDGGNIIFYDDMLRKYTRIKRLFNESDISNIREYAARTSSKSNIRRWSKVQLVGSILSKAFIDVDRAIHTYSRESVVFQAINLRGKFASFIPKDSCGNITAKNVTKIGTLQITTLELANLLSDSIKVALNNYSKVFHDSEEGKSMVLNSLLETRTVPESTNVIAISSWCKFPFYKANFGFGKPIWVAPATLTTQNIICLMDDARGNGVECSLIYKTCPYVQT; this is translated from the exons ATGACGATGAAGGTTGAAAAACAATCATTGAAATTCATAAAACCGCACATACCCACCCCTGAAACCAATCGCACTTATAAATTAGGATTCACCGATGAGTTAGCTCTTTTTATGAATGTAGCAATCATTGTTTTCTTTTCTCCAAATCTCAATCACGAGAATAAAAACTCTATTCTACAACTACAAGAATCTCTTTCAAAAACTTTAACACGATTCTACCCTCTTGCCGGTAGATACGTTGATAAAACTCTAACCATCGATTGTAACGATGAAGGAGTTGAGTTTATACACGCGACAGTTAACGTCAAACTTGATGAACAAGTTGTTGGATCGAAAGCGGATCCTAATTTGGTTAATCAATTTGTTTCTTTCAAAACTCCCATGATGTATCAGTTGACTCACCCATTGCTTCTTTCGATACAAGTTACTAATTTCGAGTGTGGAGGGGTAGCAATTGGTGTAAATGCTAGTCACAAAGTTGTTGACGCGTCGACATTGTGTACATTCTTAAACGAATGGGCTGCTATAAACCGAGAAGAAAATAATATTGAATTTACGGGGTCGGGTTTTAGCTCAACTCTAATTTTTCCTGGCCGTGGTCTAAGTCTTGTTAAATCACCGTCTATGAGCGATGACGATAAG GCTTATGGTGAAATTACCAAAAGAGATGGTGGAAATATCATCTTCTATGACGATATGTTAAGAAAGTATACAAGAATTAAACGTTTGTTCAATGAGAGTGACATATCCAACATTAGAGAATATGCGGCGCGCACTAGTTCAAAAAGTAACATCCGTAGATGGTCGAAAGTACAATTGGTAGGGTCAATTCTTTCAAAAGCTTTCATTGATGTTGATCGCGCGATACACACATATTCAAGAGAGTCTGTAGTATTCCAGGCAATAAATTTAAGGGGAAAGTTTGCATCTTTCATTCCAAAAGATTCTTGTGGAAATATCACAGCAAAGAATGTCACAAAAATTGGGACACTCCAGATTACAACTTTAGAATTGGCTAATTTGTTAAGTGATTCTATCAAGGTAGCCTTGAATAACTACTCAAAGGTATTCCATGATAGCGAAGAAGGGAAATCGATGGTTTTGAATTCTTTGTTAGAAACGAGAACCGTTCCTGAATCAACTAACGTGATCGCCATAAGTAGTTGGTGCAAGTTCCCTTTTTATAAAGCTAACTTTGGTTTCGGAAAGCCAATCTGGGTGGCCCCTGCAACTTTAACTACGCAAAATATCATATGTTTGATGGACGATGCAAGAGGTAATGGAGTGGAG tgtaGTCTTATTTACAAAACGTGCCCTTAcgtacaaacataa